The DNA sequence TATTGGCAGATGGTGCAGATCCAACGTTCCATAGCAATGCTCCTTTGCGATAGTGATTATTCCCAGCTGATACACTGGACGGGACAACCGTCGATAGCCTGCTGAATATCCTTTTCAGGGGCGCCGGATGGGTCGAAGCATTCCGCCTTCCCGGAACTGTTGAAGCGAAAGACCTCGGGGCAGGTCGAAATACAGAGACCGCAACTGATACAACTTTCCTGATCCACAACCGGTCGTTTCATTGGTAACTCCCTCCCGAATCCTGGGGAGGTATTGTAGCAGCTTCAGGACGGATGTCAACCAAGCGGGAGAAAACGATGATATTTGATGCGGTGGTAGTCGGGCCCCTGTCGGTCAACTGCTTCATCCTGGGGTGCGAAGAGACCCGCGAAGGGGTGGTGGTCGATCCGGGCGGCGATGTGGAGCGTATTATCCAGACGGTTCGGCGCCATGGGCTGACGATACGGTATATCATCAACACCCATGGGCATTTCGACCATGTCGGCGGCAACCGCGAGGCGGTGGCGACGTTCAAGGCCCCGCTGCTGATCCACCGGGAGGATGCCCACTTGCTCGGCCTCGTTGCCGAAGTGGGGCGCATGTACGGTATCCAGGGGGAGAACTCCCCGGAGGCCGACGGTTTTCTCACCGACGGGATGGAGATCGAGTTCGGGACCCACCGCATGAAGGTGCTGCATACGCCCGGCCATACCCAGGGCGGGTGCTGTCTCTATCTGGCCGAAGAGAGCAAAATCATCACCGGCGACACCCTGTTTGCCGACTCCATCGGCCGGAGCGATCTCCCCGGCGGTTCCCACGATCAACTCCTGGCCTCCATCCAAGCCAAGCTCTTTACCCTGCCGGACGATGTGACCGCCTATCCGGGGCATGGCCCCGAAACCTCCATTGGCCATGAAAAACGCCATAATCCCTACTTCTGAGGAGCAGGACGCTATGCTGAAGGATACGCGG is a window from the Oryzomonas sagensis genome containing:
- a CDS encoding MBL fold metallo-hydrolase, with the protein product MIFDAVVVGPLSVNCFILGCEETREGVVVDPGGDVERIIQTVRRHGLTIRYIINTHGHFDHVGGNREAVATFKAPLLIHREDAHLLGLVAEVGRMYGIQGENSPEADGFLTDGMEIEFGTHRMKVLHTPGHTQGGCCLYLAEESKIITGDTLFADSIGRSDLPGGSHDQLLASIQAKLFTLPDDVTAYPGHGPETSIGHEKRHNPYF
- a CDS encoding ferredoxin gives rise to the protein MKRPVVDQESCISCGLCISTCPEVFRFNSSGKAECFDPSGAPEKDIQQAIDGCPVQCISWE